From a region of the Prevotella melaninogenica genome:
- a CDS encoding protein-disulfide reductase DsbD family protein, translated as MKRRNTLFILFTLLFSLTAMAQQNPVHFSVQQKQVSPTEVEVIFTAKIDQGWHVYSTNLPADGPTSASLHVDKAEGVTPVGKLTPRGKELNVYDKTFEMKLRYFENSVGFVQRYKITAKTYSIKGYLEYGACNDEMCLPPTQVEFNFKGNGPASAPAATPTAANAETEKTTTAATDVAADGLSALTTMTADTAKKSDVLPADTAGTLKQENAQVNADVNLWQPVIKELSAFNSTKDSTNSSLWSIFFMGILGGFIALLTPCVWPIIPMTVSFFLKRAKDDRKKGIRDAVTYGLSIIVIYMGLATLVTWAFGPQKLNELATNAPFNVFFFLLLAVFAFSFFGWFELRLPSSWGNAVDNKASATTGLLSIFLMAFTLSLVSFSCTAPVVGLLLVQAATSGDWVAPAVGMFGFALALALPFTFFALFPTLLKKAPKSGSWMNMIKVVLGFIELAFSLKFLSVADLAYGWHILDRETFLSIWIVLFGLLGLYLIGKLKFPHDDPEQKAMPVPAIMLGLCSLAFSVYMLPGLWGAPCKAVSAFAPPINTQDFNLAPQTVHAAYTDYDEGMRAAAAAGKPVLVDFTGFGCVNCRKMEASVWTDSRVADKLNKDYVLISLYVDDKTPLKQPVEVKLPDGTSRTLRTIGDKWSYLEQTKFGYLAQPFYVPLDNAGKPLNGSFSFKEDVPAYLEFLDKGLENYRAQHQ; from the coding sequence ATGAAAAGAAGAAATACACTATTTATCCTCTTTACGCTGTTGTTTAGCCTCACAGCTATGGCACAGCAGAACCCTGTTCACTTTTCTGTACAGCAGAAGCAGGTTTCGCCAACAGAGGTAGAGGTTATCTTCACAGCGAAGATTGACCAGGGATGGCATGTATATTCAACGAATCTTCCTGCTGATGGTCCTACATCTGCATCTTTACATGTGGACAAAGCTGAGGGCGTAACACCGGTTGGTAAGCTCACACCACGTGGTAAAGAGTTGAATGTCTATGATAAGACTTTTGAGATGAAACTACGTTATTTCGAGAATAGCGTTGGTTTCGTTCAGCGTTACAAGATAACAGCCAAGACCTATAGTATAAAAGGTTACTTGGAATATGGTGCTTGTAATGATGAGATGTGTTTGCCACCAACACAGGTTGAATTTAACTTTAAAGGCAATGGACCTGCTTCCGCGCCTGCAGCAACACCAACAGCTGCTAACGCAGAGACGGAAAAAACAACGACAGCTGCTACTGATGTAGCAGCTGATGGTTTATCTGCACTTACCACAATGACTGCAGATACTGCAAAAAAGTCTGATGTATTGCCAGCCGATACTGCAGGAACTCTAAAGCAAGAGAATGCACAAGTAAATGCAGATGTTAATTTGTGGCAACCTGTTATCAAAGAGTTGTCAGCCTTCAATAGCACCAAGGATAGCACTAATAGCTCTCTTTGGAGTATTTTCTTTATGGGTATTTTAGGTGGTTTCATCGCTTTGCTTACCCCTTGTGTATGGCCTATCATTCCAATGACGGTTAGCTTCTTCCTCAAAAGAGCGAAGGATGACCGCAAGAAGGGCATACGTGATGCAGTGACATACGGCTTGTCAATCATTGTTATTTACATGGGTTTGGCAACGCTTGTTACTTGGGCTTTCGGTCCACAGAAGTTGAATGAGTTGGCAACAAATGCACCGTTCAATGTGTTCTTCTTCCTTTTGTTAGCAGTCTTTGCTTTCAGTTTCTTTGGATGGTTTGAACTTCGATTGCCTTCTTCATGGGGTAATGCGGTTGATAATAAGGCTTCTGCGACAACAGGTTTGCTTTCTATCTTCCTTATGGCATTCACCTTGTCATTGGTAAGTTTCTCTTGTACAGCTCCTGTCGTAGGTCTTCTCCTTGTTCAGGCAGCAACAAGTGGTGACTGGGTAGCTCCTGCAGTGGGTATGTTTGGTTTTGCTTTGGCTCTTGCTTTACCATTTACCTTCTTTGCTCTCTTCCCAACTTTGCTTAAGAAAGCACCAAAGTCTGGTTCATGGATGAACATGATTAAGGTTGTGTTGGGTTTCATCGAGTTGGCATTCTCACTGAAGTTCTTGTCAGTAGCCGACCTCGCATACGGCTGGCATATTCTTGATCGTGAGACTTTCCTTTCTATTTGGATAGTTCTCTTCGGTCTCTTGGGTCTTTACCTTATTGGTAAACTCAAGTTCCCACATGATGATCCCGAACAGAAGGCAATGCCTGTCCCAGCTATTATGCTCGGTCTTTGTTCATTGGCATTCTCTGTTTATATGCTTCCAGGACTCTGGGGTGCTCCTTGTAAGGCTGTTAGTGCGTTCGCACCACCTATTAACACACAGGATTTCAACCTTGCTCCACAGACGGTACATGCTGCTTATACAGATTATGATGAGGGTATGCGTGCTGCCGCCGCAGCAGGTAAGCCAGTCTTGGTTGACTTCACAGGTTTTGGATGTGTGAACTGTCGTAAGATGGAGGCATCTGTATGGACTGACTCACGTGTGGCAGATAAGTTGAATAAGGACTATGTTCTCATCTCACTTTATGTAGACGATAAGACTCCATTGAAGCAGCCTGTAGAGGTGAAACTCCCAGATGGAACTTCACGTACACTGCGTACTATCGGTGATAAGTGGAGCTATTTGGAGCAGACTAAGTTTGGTTATCTTGCTCAGCCATTCTATGTACCATTGGACAATGCGGGTAAGCCATTGAATGGTAGCTTTAGCTTTAAGGAGGATGTACCTGCTTATCTTGAATTCCTTGACAAGGGATTGGAGAATTATCGTGCACAGCATCAGTAA